From a region of the Flavobacterium branchiarum genome:
- a CDS encoding LolA family protein, with translation MKTKIYLFAILLNLFTLSLFAQEQKMSDTEIATFKQSVNLVSKKIKTLSTDFVQYKHLDFLSKDIETSGKMIFKEPSLLQWQYKKPYNYTIVFKNGKILINDEGKKSVVDIGNSKIFGRINKLIVGSVSGDMFDDKEFSISYFKSKNQNIAKFIPKDATLKKYIKQIELTFDKEDATVVQVKLLESSEDYTRIVLKNKVINAKIDDSVFTN, from the coding sequence ATGAAGACTAAAATTTATTTATTCGCAATACTCTTGAATCTGTTTACCTTGAGTTTGTTTGCTCAGGAGCAAAAAATGTCTGATACAGAAATTGCTACTTTTAAACAATCGGTTAATCTGGTTTCCAAAAAAATCAAAACATTAAGTACCGATTTTGTACAATACAAGCATTTAGACTTCTTATCAAAAGATATTGAAACATCTGGAAAGATGATTTTTAAAGAACCAAGTCTATTACAATGGCAATACAAAAAACCATATAATTATACTATTGTCTTTAAAAATGGTAAAATTTTAATTAATGACGAAGGCAAGAAAAGTGTTGTAGATATTGGAAATAGCAAAATCTTTGGTCGAATCAATAAACTTATTGTTGGTAGTGTAAGTGGCGATATGTTTGATGATAAAGAATTTAGCATTAGTTATTTTAAATCAAAAAACCAGAACATTGCAAAATTCATCCCTAAAGATGCAACTTTAAAAAAATACATTAAACAAATAGAACTGACTTTCGATAAAGAAGACGCAACTGTTGTTCAAGTAAAATTACTTGAATCATCTGAAGATTATACCCGAATTGTACTTAAAAACAAAGTGATAAATGCAAAAATCGACGACTCCGTTTTTACTAATTAA
- a CDS encoding porin family protein has protein sequence MSKKISLILVFVLITVIKTQAQVTFKPGIQAGINISKLTNSNLGNKTDFYIGGFGALKFSKFYTLQPELTYSRQGAKGNEKMGSTSYYDATTNNYITIYNQGNVDVSLHYISAITINKLNFNDNFYVVAGPFFDILVADSFKVEPKGNERSFTKGGDIDLGIIGGLGYSLKNGVSFEARVKKGLTNSYSNDYSYGNDNTNLVFQFGATYTFKTK, from the coding sequence ATGAGTAAAAAAATATCTTTAATTCTCGTTTTCGTTCTTATAACAGTAATAAAAACGCAAGCTCAAGTCACTTTTAAACCAGGAATACAAGCTGGAATTAACATTTCTAAATTGACTAATTCAAATCTTGGAAACAAAACCGATTTTTATATTGGGGGATTTGGAGCTTTAAAGTTTTCAAAGTTCTACACACTTCAACCTGAATTAACGTATTCAAGACAAGGAGCCAAAGGAAATGAAAAAATGGGTAGTACCAGTTATTATGACGCTACAACAAATAATTACATTACAATTTACAATCAAGGCAACGTAGATGTATCTTTGCACTATATTTCGGCTATTACGATTAATAAGCTGAATTTTAATGATAACTTTTATGTCGTAGCAGGTCCTTTTTTCGATATACTTGTTGCTGATAGTTTTAAAGTAGAACCAAAAGGAAACGAAAGAAGTTTTACCAAAGGTGGGGATATCGATTTAGGGATTATTGGAGGATTAGGATACAGCTTGAAAAATGGAGTTTCATTTGAAGCTAGAGTCAAAAAAGGCTTAACAAATTCATATAGCAATGATTATTCATATGGAAACGATAATACAAATTTAGTATTCCAATTTGGTGCAACTTATACATTTAAGACAAAATAA
- a CDS encoding polysaccharide deacetylase family protein: protein MITHKKTCLFFIIILLLLLLTKLYIAINFLWFIAIGIIWLSIVAINSSRIKSNYHVKAYCNNPSLTENKIALTFDDGPSEITLEVLDVLKNYDVKATFFCIGKNIEKHPEIIERILSEGHQVGNHSYSHSHFFDLYNTKKIFEELKRTDLLLEKFTSRKIQFFRPPYGVTTPSIRRALKLSGHKVIGWNIRSLDGGIKDQEVIYNRIIKRVSPGGIVLLHDTAKHSVLVLEQFLQFLQQNNYTVISVEKLLNLKAYED from the coding sequence ATGATAACGCATAAAAAAACTTGTTTGTTTTTTATCATCATATTGCTTTTATTGCTTCTTACGAAACTTTATATAGCAATCAATTTTTTGTGGTTTATCGCAATTGGAATAATCTGGTTAAGCATTGTAGCAATAAATTCGTCACGAATAAAATCGAACTATCATGTAAAGGCATATTGTAATAATCCATCATTAACTGAAAATAAAATCGCATTAACTTTTGATGATGGTCCAAGCGAAATCACTTTAGAGGTCCTAGATGTCTTAAAAAATTACGATGTAAAAGCAACCTTTTTTTGCATTGGAAAAAACATAGAGAAACATCCAGAAATTATCGAGCGTATTTTATCAGAAGGTCATCAAGTTGGAAATCATTCTTACAGTCATTCTCATTTTTTTGATTTATACAATACTAAAAAAATATTTGAAGAACTAAAAAGAACAGATCTGCTTCTTGAAAAATTTACTTCAAGAAAAATACAATTCTTCAGGCCTCCGTATGGCGTAACAACCCCATCAATTCGTAGGGCTTTAAAGTTAAGCGGACATAAAGTAATTGGCTGGAATATTCGATCACTTGATGGAGGCATTAAAGATCAAGAAGTCATTTACAATCGAATTATAAAACGTGTTTCTCCTGGCGGAATTGTACTTTTGCATGACACGGCTAAACATTCAGTATTAGTCTTGGAACAGTTTTTGCAATTTTTACAGCAAAACAATTATACCGTAATTTCGGTTGAAAAACTATTGAATCTTAAAGCATATGAAGACTAA
- a CDS encoding DUF2062 domain-containing protein, which produces MKPILSQEEQLSQTNFCVIVPTYNNNKTLEKVLNSILVYTKDIIVVNDGSTDKTSEILDSFSELIQIHHPKNQGKGIALQNGFNKAIALNYEYAITIDSDGQHYASDIPSFINFIQNEPNSLLIGSRNMTQENVPKKSSFGNKFSNFWFWFETGIRLEDTQSGFRLYPLQLIPKRYYTPKFEFEIEVIVRAAWKGIPVKNIPVKVLYDPLERVSHFRPFKDFTRISILNTVLVIIALVYIKPRDLVRKIKKKGLKKFLLEDILESDESNFKKSSAIALGVFIGISPFWGFQTVLLLFFATVFKLNKVIAFLASNVSLPPLIPLVIYGSLKTGSLFISSNSSLIQNDSMVLSDVSNNITQYIVGSLILATLMASLLGLTSYLILTIFNTKKIKK; this is translated from the coding sequence ATGAAACCTATTTTATCTCAAGAGGAACAACTTAGTCAAACTAATTTTTGTGTTATTGTACCTACATACAACAACAACAAAACATTAGAAAAAGTTCTTAATTCTATTTTGGTCTACACCAAAGATATTATTGTAGTCAATGATGGATCAACAGATAAAACAAGTGAAATTTTAGACAGTTTTTCTGAACTTATTCAAATTCATCATCCAAAAAATCAAGGAAAAGGAATTGCATTACAAAATGGATTTAACAAAGCAATTGCATTAAATTATGAATATGCGATAACTATTGATTCTGATGGACAACATTACGCTTCGGATATTCCTTCCTTTATTAATTTTATTCAAAACGAACCGAATAGTTTACTTATTGGAAGTCGTAATATGACTCAAGAAAATGTGCCTAAAAAAAGTAGTTTTGGAAACAAGTTTTCAAACTTCTGGTTTTGGTTTGAAACAGGAATTCGTCTTGAAGATACACAATCCGGATTTCGTTTGTACCCATTGCAACTAATTCCTAAAAGATATTACACGCCAAAATTTGAATTCGAAATTGAGGTAATTGTACGCGCTGCATGGAAAGGAATTCCAGTTAAAAACATTCCAGTTAAAGTTCTTTATGATCCGTTGGAAAGAGTTTCCCATTTTCGACCGTTCAAAGATTTTACCCGAATTAGTATTTTAAATACAGTCCTGGTTATTATTGCACTTGTCTACATCAAACCAAGAGATTTGGTTAGAAAAATAAAAAAAAAAGGCCTTAAAAAATTCCTTCTTGAAGATATTCTAGAAAGTGATGAATCTAATTTCAAAAAATCATCTGCAATTGCATTAGGAGTATTTATTGGAATTTCTCCATTTTGGGGATTTCAAACAGTATTACTTCTTTTCTTTGCCACAGTATTCAAACTCAATAAAGTCATTGCTTTTTTAGCTTCAAATGTTAGTTTACCTCCTTTAATTCCATTAGTAATATATGGGTCGTTAAAAACAGGAAGCCTTTTTATATCTAGCAATTCCTCTTTGATACAAAATGATTCAATGGTACTTTCTGATGTTTCCAACAACATAACACAATATATTGTCGGAAGTCTTATTTTAGCAACCTTAATGGCATCATTACTGGGATTAACGTCCTATTTGATTTTGACAATATTTAATACAAAAAAAATTAAAAAATAA
- a CDS encoding 3-hydroxyacyl-ACP dehydratase, protein MVLKDFYKVLSLENPSGSKYEAVIMVNDKHDVFKGHFPDNPIMPGVCMIQIIKEISETITKSSLMMQTLSNVKFMALINPEVTPELRLELDITTTEDDLIKVKNTTYFNETVALKLSNVYKKA, encoded by the coding sequence ATGGTTTTAAAAGACTTTTATAAAGTACTTTCATTAGAAAACCCAAGTGGTTCAAAATACGAAGCTGTTATCATGGTGAATGACAAACATGATGTTTTCAAAGGTCATTTTCCAGATAATCCAATAATGCCCGGAGTATGTATGATACAGATTATAAAAGAAATTTCGGAAACAATTACCAAAAGTAGCTTAATGATGCAAACGCTTAGTAATGTTAAATTCATGGCTTTAATTAACCCTGAAGTTACTCCTGAATTACGTTTAGAATTGGATATTACCACAACCGAAGATGATTTAATAAAGGTAAAAAACACAACTTATTTTAACGAAACTGTTGCTTTAAAATTAAGTAACGTTTATAAAAAAGCTTAA
- a CDS encoding porin family protein has translation MNYKHLLFSILACVTIIQVQAQVTFKPGLRAGLNFSTFTETHSSYKTGFYVGGFGEIKLAKRYTLQPEITYTEQGSNNVTETYYDYFTNTEKIERKDLKLNYLSTAVMNKFTFGNGFQLQVGPTLDFVLNDNLKRRFSDVDLAIVAGIGYKLPSGLTLEARVKKGIIDVLDDNYSANNNDNLFGDYNTNFLFQLGASYSFGK, from the coding sequence ATGAATTATAAGCACTTATTATTTTCAATACTTGCCTGTGTAACCATTATTCAAGTACAAGCGCAAGTAACTTTTAAACCCGGTTTAAGAGCAGGTTTGAATTTTTCAACTTTTACAGAAACACATTCTTCTTATAAAACTGGTTTTTATGTGGGAGGTTTTGGTGAGATAAAATTAGCCAAAAGATACACTTTACAACCCGAAATCACCTATACTGAACAAGGTTCAAACAATGTAACTGAAACGTATTATGATTATTTTACTAATACTGAAAAAATAGAACGTAAAGATCTAAAGTTAAATTACTTGTCAACTGCTGTAATGAATAAATTTACTTTTGGAAATGGTTTTCAATTACAAGTTGGCCCTACATTAGATTTTGTTTTAAATGATAATTTGAAACGAAGATTTTCTGATGTCGATTTAGCAATTGTTGCTGGAATTGGATATAAATTACCTTCTGGTTTAACATTAGAAGCTCGTGTTAAAAAGGGTATTATTGATGTACTTGACGACAACTATTCTGCAAATAATAATGACAATTTATTTGGCGATTATAATACAAATTTTTTGTTTCAGCTTGGAGCTTCATACTCTTTTGGAAAATAA